In Streptomyces nodosus, one DNA window encodes the following:
- a CDS encoding MupA/Atu3671 family FMN-dependent luciferase-like monooxygenase, whose product MDFGLFYFANDNEDAGDRYRLLIEGAKFADTHDFASVWTPERHFHAFGGLYPNPAVTGAAVAAVTEKVAVRAGSVVAPLHHPVRIAEEWSVVDNLSKGRVGIAFASGWHAADFVLRPEGYPTRRSGLVDSIEAIRGLWRQEPATFVDGAGETVTLTVFPPPVQPELPVWLTSAGNPQTFREAGEMGAGVLTHLLGQGIDVLEKRIGEYRQAFRDHHDETEGDGHVALMLHTFIGTDREKVRQTVREPFSKYLASSFDLVIHAAKAAGANAVALDLNKMSPADIDFLVGQAFDRYFDTSGLFGTVEDGLRMCEALHEIGVDEIACLIDFGVEPDEVLSGLDHLDRLRQAWREREQGR is encoded by the coding sequence ATGGATTTCGGCCTTTTCTACTTCGCGAACGACAACGAGGACGCCGGCGACAGATATCGACTGCTGATCGAGGGAGCCAAGTTCGCCGACACCCACGATTTCGCATCGGTGTGGACCCCTGAACGCCACTTCCATGCGTTCGGCGGCCTGTATCCGAATCCGGCGGTGACCGGCGCCGCGGTGGCCGCGGTCACCGAGAAAGTCGCGGTGCGGGCCGGCAGTGTGGTGGCCCCGCTGCACCACCCGGTGCGCATCGCCGAGGAGTGGTCCGTCGTCGACAACCTCTCCAAGGGGAGGGTGGGCATCGCCTTCGCCTCCGGTTGGCACGCCGCCGACTTCGTACTGCGCCCGGAGGGCTATCCGACCCGCAGATCAGGACTGGTCGACTCGATCGAGGCGATCCGGGGCCTCTGGCGGCAGGAGCCCGCGACCTTCGTCGACGGCGCGGGTGAGACCGTCACCTTGACGGTCTTCCCACCGCCGGTGCAGCCGGAACTGCCGGTCTGGCTGACCAGCGCGGGCAATCCGCAGACCTTCCGCGAAGCCGGCGAGATGGGCGCCGGTGTGCTGACCCATCTGCTGGGTCAGGGCATCGATGTGCTGGAGAAGCGGATCGGCGAATACCGGCAGGCCTTCCGCGACCACCACGACGAGACCGAGGGCGACGGACATGTCGCGCTCATGCTGCACACCTTCATCGGCACGGACCGGGAGAAGGTGCGGCAGACGGTCCGCGAGCCGTTCAGCAAGTATCTGGCCAGCTCCTTCGACCTGGTCATCCATGCCGCCAAGGCGGCGGGCGCGAACGCGGTCGCGCTGGATCTCAACAAGATGAGCCCGGCGGACATCGACTTCCTGGTCGGTCAGGCGTTCGACCGCTATTTCGACACCAGCGGCCTGTTCGGCACGGTCGAGGACGGTCTGCGGATGTGCGAGGCGCTCCACGAGATCGGGGTGGACGAGATCGCCTGCCTGATCGACTTCGGGGTGGAGCCCGACGAGGTGCTGTCCGGCCTGGACCATCTCGACCGGCTCAGGCAGGCATGGCGGGAACGCGAGCAGGGCCGCTGA
- a CDS encoding ABC transporter permease translates to MAEFLGDVRAIAGRHLRHLLRLPEKLIGFTVMPVAMVLGLGILFGGSMRVPGGGPYGAFVSAGVVTSIAVSTTAVSALGVVDDLQDGMFDRLRSLPVDRTAILLGRIVVDSLPVVAAMAGVVPAAWAAGWADGLRPTAALAAVGLELLLAMGCSCLGILLGLTVRNAEAVTSVVPVCLLPVTFLSNAFVPPDGLPGWLRELVGWNPVTAVNSAVRDLLGHQDTMVAAGFPDRHAAPLAIGFCVLLIALAVPAAVRAHGRAGLLR, encoded by the coding sequence ATGGCGGAGTTCCTCGGCGACGTACGGGCGATAGCCGGCCGGCATCTTCGGCATCTGCTGCGGCTGCCGGAGAAGCTGATCGGGTTCACCGTGATGCCGGTCGCGATGGTGCTCGGCCTCGGGATCCTGTTCGGCGGCAGCATGCGGGTCCCCGGTGGAGGGCCCTACGGTGCCTTTGTGTCGGCGGGCGTGGTCACCTCGATCGCCGTCTCGACGACCGCGGTGTCCGCGCTGGGCGTGGTCGACGACCTTCAGGACGGCATGTTCGACCGGCTCCGCTCGCTTCCGGTCGACCGTACGGCGATCCTGCTCGGACGGATCGTGGTGGACTCGCTGCCCGTGGTGGCGGCGATGGCCGGTGTGGTGCCCGCCGCCTGGGCCGCGGGCTGGGCCGACGGCCTGCGGCCGACGGCGGCGCTGGCCGCGGTGGGCCTGGAACTGCTGCTGGCCATGGGATGTTCGTGCCTGGGGATCCTGCTGGGTCTCACCGTCCGCAACGCCGAGGCGGTCACCTCGGTCGTACCGGTGTGCCTGCTGCCGGTGACGTTCCTGTCCAATGCGTTCGTACCGCCGGACGGCCTGCCCGGCTGGCTGCGTGAACTGGTCGGCTGGAATCCGGTGACCGCGGTGAACAGCGCGGTGCGGGATCTGCTGGGCCATCAGGACACCATGGTCGCCGCGGGCTTCCCCGACCGTCATGCGGCGCCGCTCGCGATCGGTTTCTGTGTGCTGCTCATCGCTCTCGCCGTTCCGGCCGCGGTGCGGGCCCACGGCCGCGCCGGACTCCTGCGGTGA